One part of the Schistocerca piceifrons isolate TAMUIC-IGC-003096 chromosome 2, iqSchPice1.1, whole genome shotgun sequence genome encodes these proteins:
- the LOC124777294 gene encoding UPF0488 protein CG14286 isoform X2, with protein sequence MPQTRKGHTSKGKNGSKPIHNGNDQIAASAEDSSEQTQQFQLELYWCIRQLEAVLHTDKMTPRQAQDASRALNVLKSKTAPLIKKRQVMRTTFGDYRVKMSEEEKQFNKTKTQLRVAAVAPDKKSHFFKKCSSLSSSTTTNAKEEEMDNCDETKCTETSEDIKNIYEALNGSCFRFNFE encoded by the exons ATGCCTCAGACAAGAAAA GGTCATACTTCCAAGGGTAAAAATGGGTCAAAACCAATCCATAATGGTAATGACCAAATTGCTGCAAGTGCAGAAGATAGCAGTGAACAGACACAGCAGTTTCAGTTAGAATTGTACTGGTGTATTCGGCAGTTGGAGGCAGTGCTTCATACAGATAAAATGACTCCAAGGCAAg CTCAAGATGCCAGTCGCGCGTTGAATGTACTAAAGAGCAAAACTGCACCTTTAATAAAAAAACGCcaagtgatgaggacaacatttGGTGACTACAGAGTCAAAATGTCTgaggaggaaaagcaatttaaCAAGA CAAAAACACAGCTGAGAGTGGCTGCTGTAGCACCAGACAAAAAGtctcattttttcaaaaaatgttcttcATTGTCCAGCAGTACAACAACAAATGCTAAAGAAGAAGAGATGGACAACTGTGATGAGACAAAATGTACTGAAACCTCCGaagacataaaaaatatatatgaagcATTAAATGGAAGCTGTTTCAGATTCAACTTTGAATGA
- the LOC124777294 gene encoding UPF0488 protein CG14286 isoform X1, whose protein sequence is MDSGNIVLASTGHTSKGKNGSKPIHNGNDQIAASAEDSSEQTQQFQLELYWCIRQLEAVLHTDKMTPRQAQDASRALNVLKSKTAPLIKKRQVMRTTFGDYRVKMSEEEKQFNKTKTQLRVAAVAPDKKSHFFKKCSSLSSSTTTNAKEEEMDNCDETKCTETSEDIKNIYEALNGSCFRFNFE, encoded by the exons ATGGACTCGGGCAACATTGTACTGGCTTCCACT GGTCATACTTCCAAGGGTAAAAATGGGTCAAAACCAATCCATAATGGTAATGACCAAATTGCTGCAAGTGCAGAAGATAGCAGTGAACAGACACAGCAGTTTCAGTTAGAATTGTACTGGTGTATTCGGCAGTTGGAGGCAGTGCTTCATACAGATAAAATGACTCCAAGGCAAg CTCAAGATGCCAGTCGCGCGTTGAATGTACTAAAGAGCAAAACTGCACCTTTAATAAAAAAACGCcaagtgatgaggacaacatttGGTGACTACAGAGTCAAAATGTCTgaggaggaaaagcaatttaaCAAGA CAAAAACACAGCTGAGAGTGGCTGCTGTAGCACCAGACAAAAAGtctcattttttcaaaaaatgttcttcATTGTCCAGCAGTACAACAACAAATGCTAAAGAAGAAGAGATGGACAACTGTGATGAGACAAAATGTACTGAAACCTCCGaagacataaaaaatatatatgaagcATTAAATGGAAGCTGTTTCAGATTCAACTTTGAATGA